A stretch of the Janthinobacterium sp. 64 genome encodes the following:
- a CDS encoding IS5 family transposase, translating into MQKSFSDLEYAAKKKLTRRDLFLAEIDSVTPWGKLHKAVEPFYPKVEGAGRPPIGLARMLRMYVAQQCFGLSDEGIEDAISDSQSIRAFVGIDLGRESAPDATTLLKFRHLLEANGLTRQIFDTINGHLAEKGLMMREGTIVDATLIAAPPSTKNKDGKRDPEMHQSKKGNDWHFGMKAHVGVDAASGLVHTVIGTAGNVADVTQAHALLHGDETAALGDAGYQGVEKRPENIGKSVTWHVAMKRSKRKALPNNKLGRLMEKLEHLKASVRAKVEHPFHVIKNLFRHRKTRYRGLAKNTAQLFTLFAFANLVLAGRRFTITESRSPS; encoded by the coding sequence ATGCAAAAGAGCTTTTCTGACCTTGAATATGCTGCCAAGAAGAAGCTGACGCGGCGCGACCTGTTCCTGGCCGAGATCGACAGCGTAACGCCCTGGGGCAAGCTGCATAAAGCCGTCGAGCCGTTCTATCCGAAGGTCGAGGGTGCCGGCCGGCCACCGATTGGACTGGCGCGCATGCTGCGCATGTACGTAGCCCAGCAATGCTTTGGTTTGTCGGACGAAGGTATCGAAGACGCGATCTCCGACAGCCAGTCCATTCGTGCTTTCGTCGGCATCGACCTGGGCCGCGAATCGGCGCCGGACGCGACGACCTTGCTGAAGTTCCGCCACCTGCTTGAGGCCAACGGGCTGACGCGCCAGATCTTCGACACGATCAACGGGCACTTGGCCGAGAAAGGCTTGATGATGCGCGAAGGCACCATCGTCGACGCCACGCTGATCGCCGCGCCACCGTCGACCAAGAACAAGGATGGCAAGCGTGATCCGGAAATGCACCAGTCGAAGAAAGGCAACGACTGGCACTTTGGCATGAAGGCCCACGTCGGCGTCGATGCCGCTTCTGGCCTGGTGCATACGGTTATTGGCACGGCCGGCAATGTGGCCGATGTAACCCAGGCGCACGCGTTGCTGCACGGCGACGAGACCGCCGCACTCGGCGACGCCGGCTATCAGGGCGTGGAAAAACGGCCCGAAAACATCGGCAAATCGGTGACATGGCACGTGGCCATGAAGCGCTCCAAACGCAAGGCGCTGCCCAATAACAAACTGGGGCGCCTGATGGAAAAGTTGGAGCATCTGAAGGCCAGCGTGCGGGCAAAAGTCGAGCATCCGTTTCATGTCATCAAGAACCTATTCCGTCATCGTAAGACGCGCTATCGCGGCTTGGCCAAGAACACTGCACAGCTTTTTACCTTGTTCGCCTTTGCTAATCTGGTGTTGGCTGGACGGCGCTTTACGATCACCGAATCCCGTAGTCCGTCTTGA
- the dsr1 gene encoding anti-phage defense-associated sirtuin Dsr1, with the protein MQFINHGPDIPDALLQAHEEGRVVFFCGAGISYPAGLPGFNGLVKEIYRLNGTECSEIECAAFEAGHFDATLELLERRLPGQRLAVRTALARALKPKLRRKGATDTHVALLRLARGRNDALRLVTTNFDRVFHVAARRTGQAFEAYAAPMLPVPKNSRWNGVVYLHGLLPEKMNETVLNRLVVTSGDFGSAYLTERWAARFVSELFRNYVVCFVGYSINDPILRYMMDALAADRLLGEVTPQAWALGDCEPGQELRTTLEWEAKGVTPILYNVPAGSYNHSMLHQTLVAWSNTHRDGVQGKEAIIVKHAQARPQDSTLSDNFVGRMLWALSDKSGLPAKRFADLNPAPSLDWLLESFADERFGYADLARFGVPPRFEADAKLRFSLVRRPAPYDCAQPMLLASGGVTGSHWDDAMFHLARWLVRHLNDARLIIWIAERGGKLHDRWLFLIEQGLDRIAALEQEGKISELDEMRLYAPMSVPGALMRTLWRLMLSGRVKSQWRDPDLYRWKNRLKREGLTTTVRLELRELLAPKVTLKKPFRWADVDSSSAEPTQIWQLVDWELVLSSDNVHSALDDLTDETWVAALPLLIEDLQQLLRDALDLSRELGGADDRSDRSDWDLPSITPHWQNQGFHDWVSLIEMLRDAWNAVRVNDSVRAKRIALAWFELPYPSFKRLAFFAASQDECIPPEQWVDWLLADGTWWLWSSNTRREVYRLFVLQGRKLKGAAQARLEAAILVGPQREGEEEDHEQDRWISTVSHSVWLHLAKLNMSGVALGALAAARLRELSEAYPEWHLAANERDEFAHWMSGTGDPDYEDSRAVDIAPRKRRDIVEWLKKPASVRLPFDEDNWHDVCRTRFFSSLAALCDLARDDIWPKGRWRDALQTWAEDATVSRSWHFAAHLVQTMPDSVLQEIAHSVSWWIKSASKSSNLREDIMLELCHRVLKLPLEVGTDSYITRNGVKTYDPVGSAFNHPIGHVTQTLINLWFKRNPNDDDLLPADIGPLFGTLCDVGVDRFRHGRVLLASQLIAFFRVDRAWTDQFLLPLFNWNNLDDARPIWEGFLLSPRLYQPLMTAFKTQFLEAAKHYADLGERRQQYAVFLTFAALGPTDGYSIEDFRSAFGILPPSGLEKCAQALYQALDGAAEQREAYWKNRAQPFWLQIWPKSRDLATPRIAESLSRLVIAARGEFPAALATVKDWLIPIESPNFMVSLLQRSGLCKRFPEEAMQLLNAVISDQQWVSQELDLCLTEIAQAAPQFVQRANYRRLKDYLHRRGI; encoded by the coding sequence GTGCAGTTCATTAATCATGGCCCCGACATACCTGATGCGTTGCTGCAAGCCCACGAAGAGGGTCGCGTAGTTTTTTTTTGCGGAGCTGGCATTTCCTATCCCGCTGGCCTGCCGGGCTTCAATGGATTGGTAAAAGAGATATACCGTCTGAATGGCACGGAGTGTTCGGAGATTGAGTGCGCGGCGTTCGAGGCTGGGCATTTCGACGCTACCCTCGAACTACTTGAGCGTCGCTTGCCTGGACAGCGTCTGGCTGTCCGCACCGCATTGGCGCGGGCGCTAAAACCGAAGCTCCGCCGTAAGGGCGCCACTGACACGCATGTAGCACTGTTGCGCCTAGCGCGTGGCCGCAACGATGCGCTGCGGTTGGTTACTACTAATTTCGACCGCGTGTTTCATGTGGCGGCCAGACGCACGGGCCAAGCCTTCGAAGCGTACGCAGCACCAATGCTGCCGGTCCCAAAAAATAGTCGCTGGAATGGGGTGGTCTATTTGCACGGGCTGTTACCCGAAAAGATGAACGAAACGGTCCTGAATCGTCTGGTGGTTACTAGTGGTGATTTCGGCTCTGCTTATCTCACTGAGCGCTGGGCGGCACGCTTTGTGAGCGAATTGTTTCGGAACTACGTGGTTTGCTTTGTGGGCTATAGCATCAATGACCCAATTCTGCGCTACATGATGGACGCATTGGCAGCTGATCGGTTGCTAGGCGAAGTCACACCGCAGGCGTGGGCGTTGGGCGATTGTGAACCAGGACAGGAGCTTCGGACGACACTCGAGTGGGAAGCCAAAGGCGTAACACCTATTCTTTATAACGTCCCAGCAGGTAGTTACAACCACTCAATGCTGCACCAAACCTTGGTCGCTTGGTCAAACACTCACCGCGACGGAGTGCAGGGTAAAGAGGCGATCATCGTCAAACATGCTCAAGCTCGTCCACAAGACAGTACGCTGTCAGATAACTTCGTAGGCCGGATGCTCTGGGCCTTGTCAGATAAGTCAGGGTTGCCAGCTAAGCGATTTGCAGATCTTAACCCCGCCCCGTCACTGGATTGGCTACTAGAGTCCTTCGCGGACGAGCGCTTCGGGTATGCTGATCTGGCGCGATTTGGTGTCCCACCCCGCTTTGAGGCTGATGCGAAACTGCGCTTCAGCCTGGTTCGCCGACCTGCACCTTATGACTGCGCGCAGCCAATGTTGCTGGCTTCTGGAGGCGTCACAGGTAGCCATTGGGATGACGCGATGTTTCACCTAGCCCGCTGGCTAGTGCGGCATCTCAATGACGCGAGACTAATCATATGGATCGCGGAGCGGGGCGGGAAGTTACACGACAGGTGGCTTTTTCTGATCGAGCAGGGTTTAGATCGCATTGCTGCACTGGAGCAAGAAGGGAAAATATCAGAATTGGATGAAATGCGCCTCTATGCGCCTATGTCTGTTCCTGGGGCCTTGATGCGCACGTTATGGCGCCTTATGCTGAGTGGAAGGGTAAAGTCTCAGTGGCGCGATCCAGATCTGTATCGTTGGAAAAATCGACTTAAACGCGAGGGGCTAACCACTACGGTGCGGCTGGAGTTGCGCGAATTACTTGCTCCTAAGGTGACCTTGAAGAAACCATTTCGCTGGGCCGATGTTGACTCGAGTTCTGCCGAACCAACCCAGATTTGGCAGCTAGTGGACTGGGAACTTGTACTTTCTTCTGACAATGTGCATTCCGCTCTAGACGACCTTACCGACGAAACCTGGGTGGCTGCCTTGCCACTGCTGATCGAGGACTTACAGCAATTGCTGCGCGATGCGCTGGACCTTTCGCGGGAGCTAGGCGGGGCCGATGACCGCAGTGATCGTTCAGACTGGGATCTTCCCTCAATCACGCCGCACTGGCAAAACCAAGGGTTTCATGATTGGGTAAGTCTGATTGAAATGCTGAGGGATGCATGGAATGCCGTCCGTGTGAATGACAGTGTGCGCGCGAAGCGAATTGCTCTTGCTTGGTTCGAGTTGCCATACCCTTCCTTTAAACGCTTGGCCTTTTTTGCCGCCAGCCAGGATGAGTGTATCCCGCCCGAGCAGTGGGTGGATTGGCTGCTGGCCGATGGCACGTGGTGGCTATGGTCCTCGAACACCAGACGGGAGGTGTACAGATTGTTTGTTCTGCAGGGGCGAAAGTTGAAGGGCGCTGCTCAAGCGCGTCTTGAGGCTGCGATCCTTGTAGGTCCGCAGCGGGAAGGGGAGGAGGAGGACCATGAGCAGGATCGCTGGATTAGCACAGTGTCTCACTCCGTATGGCTCCATTTGGCCAAACTGAACATGTCCGGTGTCGCGTTGGGGGCGCTTGCAGCAGCTCGCCTGAGGGAACTGTCCGAAGCTTACCCAGAATGGCACCTAGCGGCGAATGAGCGCGACGAGTTCGCGCATTGGATGAGTGGTACCGGCGATCCAGATTATGAAGACAGCCGTGCCGTTGATATCGCGCCTCGGAAGCGGCGCGATATCGTTGAATGGTTGAAAAAGCCAGCTTCGGTACGGCTACCGTTTGACGAGGATAACTGGCATGACGTTTGCCGCACTCGCTTCTTTTCAAGTTTAGCCGCGCTCTGCGATTTGGCACGGGATGACATCTGGCCGAAAGGCAGGTGGCGCGATGCTCTGCAGACTTGGGCAGAGGACGCTACGGTTTCACGTTCCTGGCATTTCGCCGCACACCTAGTACAGACGATGCCAGATTCAGTTCTCCAAGAGATAGCGCATTCAGTTTCTTGGTGGATAAAGTCCGCCTCCAAGTCGAGCAATCTCCGCGAGGATATTATGCTTGAGCTGTGCCATCGTGTGCTGAAGCTACCACTAGAGGTTGGGACGGATTCTTATATCACGAGAAATGGCGTCAAAACTTACGATCCGGTGGGTTCCGCGTTCAACCACCCGATCGGCCATGTTACTCAGACTTTGATTAATCTTTGGTTCAAACGGAACCCCAACGACGACGATCTGCTTCCAGCCGACATTGGCCCCTTGTTCGGTACCTTATGCGACGTTGGTGTAGATCGTTTCCGTCACGGCCGCGTATTGCTGGCATCGCAGCTGATTGCTTTTTTTCGTGTAGATAGGGCTTGGACAGATCAATTTCTGTTGCCGCTGTTTAATTGGAATAATTTAGACGATGCAAGACCTATTTGGGAAGGTTTCCTCTTATCACCACGGTTATATCAACCCTTGATGACCGCTTTTAAAACTCAGTTCTTAGAAGCCGCGAAACACTACGCGGATCTTGGCGAACGTCGTCAGCAATATGCTGTATTCTTGACGTTTGCGGCGTTGGGGCCGACAGATGGATACTCAATCGAGGACTTCCGATCTGCGTTTGGTATTTTGCCACCATCTGGATTGGAGAAATGCGCACAGGCGCTGTACCAAGCACTTGATGGTGCGGCCGAGCAGCGTGAGGCCTATTGGAAGAACCGAGCGCAGCCATTCTGGCTCCAAATATGGCCTAAATCTCGGGACTTGGCTACGCCGCGAATTGCCGAATCGTTGAGCCGGCTAGTCATTGCTGCCAGAGGTGAATTCCCAGCAGCCTTGGCCACAGTTAAGGACTGGCTAATACCAATTGAGTCTCCTAACTTCATGGTATCTCTATTGCAAAGATCTGGACTTTGCAAACGGTTTCCAGAGGAGGCGATGCAGCTACTAAATGCTGTGATTTCGGACCAACAGTGGGTGTCCCAAGAGTTGGACCTATGTTTAACCGAGATAGCACAAGCCGCACCACAATTTGTTCAACGCGCGAACTACCGTCGGCTCAAAGACTATTTACATAGACGAGGGATCTAA
- a CDS encoding HNH endonuclease, producing the protein MLPDTYTINTDQVTNPGESLHNRWLERGIAVLSRDEDDLEKLAQPAIGAIVLMWENGIGGVAAGKFSDNDVLRVTRTEDIVSKKEVREFHRKVDWYADLRKNPITATEFSKLHGTDPNGRLRRFNKGKEEILELIETRSRDIEKEQLETRAAKFAEVQVRPDQQAFSKSVFIACEGRCIVSGCKIRQVLDAAHKTGRNWRSGQNSAGDGFMIRKDLHALYDNNLLWFDEDCKVRLATNVYPDYAQYEGVQISPAHCQ; encoded by the coding sequence TTGCTACCAGATACCTACACCATTAATACTGATCAGGTGACAAATCCCGGCGAAAGTCTGCATAATAGATGGTTGGAGCGTGGGATTGCTGTACTTAGTAGGGACGAAGACGACCTTGAAAAACTTGCTCAACCAGCTATTGGCGCAATAGTTTTGATGTGGGAAAACGGAATCGGAGGGGTTGCCGCAGGAAAATTTTCTGATAATGATGTACTGAGAGTCACTCGCACTGAGGACATAGTAAGCAAAAAGGAAGTCCGAGAGTTTCACCGAAAAGTAGATTGGTATGCCGATTTGAGGAAAAATCCGATCACAGCTACGGAATTTAGCAAGCTTCATGGAACAGATCCCAATGGGCGACTTCGGCGCTTCAATAAAGGAAAAGAAGAAATATTGGAATTAATAGAAACGCGTTCTCGTGATATTGAAAAAGAGCAATTAGAAACTAGGGCTGCCAAGTTCGCAGAAGTCCAAGTACGGCCTGATCAACAAGCATTTAGTAAGAGTGTTTTTATTGCGTGTGAAGGCCGTTGCATTGTAAGTGGCTGCAAAATTAGACAAGTTTTGGACGCAGCGCATAAAACTGGAAGAAATTGGCGTTCTGGACAAAATAGTGCAGGCGATGGTTTCATGATTAGGAAAGACTTACATGCGCTGTACGATAATAATTTGCTGTGGTTCGACGAAGACTGCAAGGTAAGACTAGCAACAAACGTTTATCCCGACTATGCACAGTATGAAGGCGTTCAGATATCTCCAGCGCATTGCCAGTAA
- a CDS encoding Fic family protein, whose amino-acid sequence MNGAPVGYLARQPRQKTELISASLEESLKHHRNGFIFLTNQQLTVSERSTLEKIAAGKRKRCLIYHLERLRVMLDSPAGYGLRLRRLGAAMSNEEQAAFFATSGQSFTEALNVQTRAIDSLARRIDRFGQEGLTLIRDTAAVVAGAVRGEHTALGAMLEAAAATSFKRALEDPKDAVSTHLSAPLLRYVHRLIQAIDPAIAGKFRETQVWLVDPTGTPTPGIESPSWDKVAGLVKVLVDDWNRDYSGLLENPGMVIPSIARFFHRLVWIHPFIDGNGRLARAILALQARELLVLLEDPVLDHGAEYYLALREADEGKFERFEHLVEIAVKHAGYLQKSE is encoded by the coding sequence TTGAACGGCGCGCCGGTCGGGTATTTGGCGCGCCAGCCTCGCCAGAAAACCGAATTGATCAGCGCTTCCCTAGAAGAGTCACTCAAGCATCATAGAAACGGTTTTATTTTCTTAACGAACCAACAGTTGACTGTCAGCGAGCGTAGTACGCTGGAAAAGATCGCAGCAGGCAAGCGCAAACGTTGTCTGATTTACCACCTCGAGCGTCTTCGCGTAATGCTAGACTCTCCGGCCGGATACGGCCTCCGCCTTCGGCGTTTGGGAGCGGCCATGAGCAATGAAGAGCAGGCTGCCTTCTTCGCGACGTCGGGCCAGAGCTTTACAGAGGCTCTCAATGTTCAAACCCGGGCCATCGATTCTCTCGCTCGGCGTATTGACCGGTTTGGTCAGGAAGGTCTAACGCTTATAAGGGACACAGCCGCTGTCGTCGCTGGTGCTGTGCGGGGCGAGCACACCGCACTAGGGGCAATGCTTGAGGCGGCTGCAGCCACAAGCTTCAAGCGGGCCTTGGAAGACCCAAAAGATGCTGTTAGCACCCATCTTAGTGCTCCATTACTTCGTTATGTGCACCGGTTGATCCAAGCGATTGATCCGGCAATAGCTGGCAAGTTTCGCGAGACTCAGGTTTGGCTTGTCGACCCAACCGGTACCCCGACTCCCGGCATCGAAAGCCCTTCTTGGGATAAGGTCGCGGGCCTAGTAAAAGTACTCGTCGATGACTGGAACCGCGATTACTCAGGACTGCTCGAAAATCCAGGCATGGTGATTCCTTCTATCGCGCGTTTCTTCCATCGATTGGTTTGGATACATCCCTTTATTGACGGGAATGGCCGCCTCGCTAGGGCGATACTTGCTCTCCAGGCTCGCGAACTACTGGTCCTGCTTGAAGACCCTGTCCTGGATCATGGAGCAGAGTACTACCTCGCACTTCGCGAAGCGGATGAAGGTAAATTTGAACGTTTTGAGCACCTCGTTGAAATAGCGGTGAAGCACGCTGGTTATCTTCAGAAATCTGAATGA
- a CDS encoding SEC-C metal-binding domain-containing protein, translating into MVSAPTLAPAQEIRIEAVHRGFLYQHLYAAACLLNSEQTGAISVAVERDEDIEQVTSAGRTYIQVKTRGQAIMPADIKSALERFDALRQEHAQGRRPGRATFVVVVNRALGPTLADQVRTGQLAGDVEVLYPGRVCTGPLAQLPPAWSGIDEAVSWCVDRATTVPLAMLAPDSLVWKLAGRVQAAAAGEAPHADHTFEITDLPSLFDQIIIQLQDFPAPPEQYRPQENEPQIDSNSRVRILSGFSGAGKTAWASQAATFSSHNCAYFDCSETPGEALALSLVRELAAKLAGAGSDAVRKILLPGATGVESLRQLDIYLKSSGLSPIVVLDNVHRISAESIKRMVDVTSALRFMLLAQPLGTLPEIEALLGLRREPLNGWGVDTVAAAAVEWECRGDAATMGRLKTLTGGLPLFVRSAATIAREDYDGRIDQMCNAVDALTNLTQTAQEVILAKVFDAFPLAARQMIAVLSLSDIGLLPAEANKLLEAALGMDVQAVAGVIRTLRAAGVVEVYGNKEIRLHDAIRVVGSQHLSGMPAGVASLARNSLKELMVESFERSRTTARFSQYTRLLLASGDVKTLVELIREEMFHEMGVAAEIWHGLEGLVAKDASDPEQQYWALDGLAFSDMKLGHMDRVARRLDAMGRLIDSGALGEEEILSFLMKRMLLLSHLGDENGVQRTISDLDSRLPDKPVYRRVFLYNAAAAFYDLGDYKKAMRVLEQVIDDTFAALGIRRDQVFRAKNAELWALINKPGLDQGDIKRLADALEFKAIVAGKLHVLAPFERIHAMKFYAIAGAIDSLIRVGQDLADEFIVRQDFVTAREVLEQHVMPVVVGNQLLNRHLDVRAQYAVVLAYCGLYSEAEREMERLQVYAAGLAPQARLVLMRQRELVAEIKANPIPQRRQGGRNPAIQKSTPISSGVKIGRNDPCSCGSGKKFKKCGCGLVG; encoded by the coding sequence ATGGTCTCTGCCCCGACGCTTGCCCCAGCTCAGGAAATCCGCATCGAAGCGGTTCATCGCGGTTTCCTTTATCAGCATCTCTATGCGGCCGCTTGTCTTCTAAATTCGGAACAGACGGGCGCGATATCAGTTGCGGTTGAGCGTGATGAGGATATCGAGCAAGTCACCTCGGCAGGGCGAACCTACATCCAGGTCAAAACGCGCGGCCAAGCAATCATGCCAGCGGACATCAAATCTGCTTTGGAGCGTTTTGACGCGTTGCGGCAAGAGCACGCTCAGGGCCGTAGACCGGGCCGAGCTACGTTCGTGGTGGTGGTCAACCGTGCCTTGGGGCCGACGCTCGCTGATCAAGTCCGGACAGGGCAACTTGCAGGTGATGTCGAGGTCCTCTACCCAGGCCGCGTCTGTACGGGCCCCCTTGCTCAACTGCCACCTGCTTGGTCGGGCATCGATGAGGCAGTCTCATGGTGCGTCGATCGAGCCACGACGGTCCCCCTCGCCATGCTGGCGCCTGATTCCCTCGTGTGGAAACTGGCTGGACGTGTCCAGGCGGCGGCCGCCGGAGAAGCGCCCCATGCGGATCACACCTTCGAGATCACGGATTTGCCGTCGCTGTTCGACCAGATCATCATCCAACTGCAGGATTTTCCTGCGCCACCGGAGCAGTACCGCCCCCAGGAAAATGAGCCTCAGATCGATTCGAATTCCCGGGTCCGGATCCTTTCCGGCTTTTCTGGTGCCGGGAAGACCGCTTGGGCTTCGCAGGCGGCGACCTTTAGTAGCCACAACTGCGCTTACTTCGACTGCTCGGAGACACCGGGTGAGGCCCTCGCCCTTTCGCTGGTGCGTGAACTGGCCGCCAAGTTGGCCGGCGCCGGGTCAGATGCGGTGCGCAAGATCTTGCTGCCAGGAGCCACTGGCGTCGAGTCGCTCCGCCAATTGGACATCTACCTCAAGAGCTCGGGGCTGTCGCCGATCGTGGTACTGGACAACGTACATCGTATTTCGGCTGAGAGCATCAAGCGCATGGTCGATGTCACGTCGGCCCTGAGGTTCATGCTCTTGGCGCAACCGTTGGGGACGTTACCCGAGATCGAAGCTCTTCTAGGCCTTAGACGAGAACCACTGAACGGGTGGGGTGTTGACACTGTTGCGGCGGCGGCCGTTGAGTGGGAATGTCGAGGTGATGCAGCCACGATGGGGCGTTTGAAGACGCTGACGGGTGGCCTGCCCCTGTTCGTCAGGAGCGCCGCCACGATTGCCCGCGAAGACTATGACGGTCGCATTGACCAGATGTGCAACGCTGTCGATGCGTTGACCAACCTGACGCAGACCGCGCAAGAGGTCATCCTGGCGAAGGTCTTCGACGCGTTTCCCCTCGCTGCGCGACAGATGATCGCCGTGTTGAGCCTATCTGATATTGGCCTGCTTCCCGCCGAGGCCAACAAGCTGCTGGAAGCAGCCCTCGGAATGGATGTGCAAGCAGTTGCTGGTGTGATCCGGACATTGCGAGCTGCAGGAGTGGTGGAGGTCTATGGCAACAAGGAAATCCGGCTGCATGACGCCATTCGCGTTGTCGGAAGCCAGCACCTTTCCGGCATGCCTGCGGGGGTCGCTTCGCTGGCTCGGAATTCCCTCAAGGAACTGATGGTTGAGTCTTTCGAGCGTAGCCGGACCACAGCGCGCTTCTCGCAATACACACGGCTGCTGCTGGCTAGTGGGGACGTCAAGACGCTGGTAGAGCTTATCCGCGAAGAGATGTTTCACGAAATGGGCGTGGCCGCCGAAATCTGGCACGGGCTTGAGGGGCTGGTCGCCAAGGACGCATCGGATCCGGAGCAGCAGTACTGGGCTCTGGATGGGCTCGCCTTCTCTGACATGAAACTCGGGCACATGGATCGTGTGGCACGTAGGTTAGATGCGATGGGGCGATTGATCGACAGTGGAGCGCTCGGTGAGGAAGAAATTCTGTCCTTCCTGATGAAGCGCATGCTCCTTCTCTCGCATCTCGGTGACGAGAATGGTGTTCAGCGCACGATTAGCGATTTAGATAGCCGATTGCCAGACAAGCCTGTGTACCGGCGCGTCTTCCTCTACAACGCGGCTGCAGCGTTCTATGATCTTGGGGACTACAAAAAGGCGATGAGGGTGTTGGAACAGGTGATAGACGATACGTTCGCGGCCCTTGGTATTCGGCGTGATCAAGTCTTTCGCGCGAAGAATGCCGAGCTATGGGCGTTGATTAATAAGCCGGGACTTGATCAGGGGGACATCAAGCGACTCGCGGATGCGCTCGAATTCAAGGCCATTGTGGCCGGCAAATTGCACGTGCTCGCGCCATTTGAACGAATCCATGCGATGAAGTTTTACGCCATCGCCGGCGCCATCGATTCGCTCATACGCGTCGGGCAAGACCTCGCCGACGAGTTCATCGTACGGCAGGACTTCGTAACAGCACGTGAGGTTCTTGAGCAGCACGTCATGCCAGTGGTCGTGGGCAACCAGCTACTGAATAGGCATCTGGATGTCCGCGCACAGTATGCCGTCGTTCTGGCCTACTGTGGCTTGTACTCAGAGGCCGAGCGGGAGATGGAACGGCTTCAGGTTTATGCGGCCGGTCTGGCACCCCAGGCCCGCCTGGTCCTCATGCGCCAACGCGAGCTAGTTGCGGAAATCAAGGCCAACCCGATACCGCAGCGGCGCCAGGGAGGACGTAATCCGGCAATCCAAAAGAGTACGCCAATTTCCTCCGGGGTCAAAATCGGCCGCAATGATCCCTGTTCCTGTGGTTCAGGTAAGAAGTTTAAGAAATGCGGCTGCGGGCTCGTGGGATAG